The Hymenobacter baengnokdamensis genome includes a region encoding these proteins:
- a CDS encoding S-adenosylmethionine:tRNA ribosyltransferase-isomerase, which produces MPTPTDPHQLRIQDFHYDLPADRIAPEPLPDRAASRLLVSRQGVISDTVFRELPGELPADSLLIFNDTRVVRARLLAQRPSGGRVELFCLEPVAPHRAIEPALQQTSACTWRCLVGNGRRWKSGPVSLEFTVDNQPATLWAERQAIEVGGESLVDFRWEPATLPFAEVLRAAGHLPLPPYLHRPDTATDAVRYQTVYAAHEGAVAAPTAGLHFTPELLAELAERGIATGHVTLHVGAGTFQPVKAETMADHSMHAEPIIVQASLLRQLLAHRPHPVIAVGTTSLRTLESLYWLGATLVRQPTAAAELRVTQWQPYAPLAPGETDVAPEAALQALLHHLDATGSAAIEASTQLLIAPGYRFRLAQGLITNFHQPESTLLLLVSALLGPDWRRVYTHALNHGYRFLSYGDSSLLLP; this is translated from the coding sequence ATGCCTACCCCAACCGACCCGCACCAGCTCCGCATCCAGGATTTTCACTACGACCTGCCCGCCGACCGTATCGCGCCTGAGCCCCTGCCCGACCGGGCGGCCAGCCGGCTGCTGGTAAGCCGCCAGGGCGTTATCAGCGATACGGTTTTCCGTGAGCTGCCCGGCGAGCTGCCCGCTGATAGCCTGCTGATTTTCAACGATACCCGCGTGGTGCGGGCCCGGCTGCTGGCCCAACGGCCGAGCGGGGGCCGGGTCGAGCTTTTTTGCCTGGAGCCGGTGGCTCCGCACCGCGCCATTGAGCCGGCCTTGCAACAAACCAGCGCCTGCACCTGGCGGTGCCTGGTGGGCAATGGCCGGCGCTGGAAAAGCGGCCCCGTAAGCCTGGAATTTACAGTTGACAACCAGCCGGCTACGCTATGGGCCGAGCGTCAGGCTATCGAGGTCGGCGGCGAAAGCCTGGTCGACTTTCGCTGGGAGCCCGCCACGCTGCCGTTTGCCGAGGTGCTGCGGGCAGCTGGCCACCTGCCCCTGCCGCCCTACCTGCACCGTCCCGACACCGCCACCGATGCCGTGCGCTACCAAACGGTGTATGCGGCTCACGAAGGGGCCGTGGCCGCCCCTACGGCCGGCCTGCACTTTACCCCCGAGCTACTCGCCGAGCTGGCCGAGCGCGGCATTGCGACCGGCCACGTAACGCTGCACGTGGGGGCCGGCACCTTTCAGCCGGTGAAGGCCGAAACAATGGCCGACCATTCCATGCACGCCGAGCCGATTATTGTGCAGGCCAGCTTGTTGCGGCAGCTGCTGGCTCATCGGCCGCACCCGGTTATTGCGGTAGGTACTACCAGCCTGCGCACCCTCGAAAGCCTGTACTGGCTGGGGGCAACGCTGGTGCGCCAGCCCACTGCCGCAGCCGAGCTGCGCGTGACGCAGTGGCAGCCCTACGCGCCCCTGGCGCCCGGCGAAACCGACGTAGCGCCCGAAGCCGCGTTGCAGGCGCTCCTCCATCACCTCGATGCAACCGGCTCGGCGGCTATCGAAGCCAGCACGCAGCTGCTTATTGCGCCCGGCTACCGGTTTAGGCTGGCACAGGGGCTGATTACCAACTTTCACCAACCCGAAAGCACGCTATTGCTGTTAGTGTCGGCGCTGCTCGGGCCGGATTGGCGCCGGGTATACACCCACGCGCTTAACCACGGATACCGATTCTTAAGCTACGGCGATTCCTCGCTGCTTTTGCCCTAA
- a CDS encoding peptidylprolyl isomerase has product MRPLPIFFLALPLLAAGAPPVHPYADATRRRIAMAQDERKTAALLLFLQDKNATYRAVSAEALASVQDKKAVPALLPLLQDANPAVRRAAAYALGQTGDSTAVPALAQRLAQPETNLLARRAACEALGRCVTKNSVSQLYMLKIPGPDSSAAPGRAWALYRASLRGLATPEVVRQAVLLLGQPGLKLAPARAGASAALTRMRGQDSTLARVALPILLKTVASDPDYFVRENCASALGRVSRPAAWEALVKAASTDADHRVRIAALRALPLHSFIGVVASVDQALARPLAQESLVAAEWLLKTPTDSLWAKASFLPYVQRATHWRTRATLLQAALHHARPAHRPALADTIRRRYQKTINQYEKAALLTALSEDAAQFDFLAKEAALTSGPTIVPGTGLAALVSLRGNKSFPAARQADFTAALRRALAGGDVAQLATAAEAFANPALVPAPQPEDLAALRQAQGKLALPREIEAWLGLQQALDKLTKAPKQTPAPVGPASQHPIDWALVQTIPVGQKVRMTTTKGIIVLELKVAEAPGSVASFVSLVKKHFYDGLYFHRVVPDFVAQGGDPRGDGSGSTPYNLRSEFAQLTYGAGAVGLASAGKDTESCQFFFTHQPTPHLDGRYTIFAQVVQGMNVVQQLEIGDKILTAELSNY; this is encoded by the coding sequence ATGCGCCCTCTGCCTATTTTTTTTCTTGCGCTGCCGCTGCTGGCGGCTGGCGCACCACCGGTTCATCCTTATGCCGATGCCACGCGCCGCCGCATTGCCATGGCCCAGGACGAACGCAAGACGGCCGCACTTCTACTTTTTCTACAGGATAAAAACGCCACCTATCGGGCGGTGTCGGCCGAAGCCCTGGCCTCGGTGCAGGATAAAAAAGCCGTGCCCGCGTTATTGCCCTTATTGCAGGATGCCAACCCTGCCGTGCGCCGCGCTGCTGCCTACGCCCTGGGCCAGACCGGCGACAGCACCGCCGTGCCAGCCCTGGCCCAGCGCCTCGCTCAGCCCGAGACAAATTTGCTAGCTCGCCGCGCTGCCTGCGAGGCGCTGGGCCGCTGCGTCACCAAAAATTCGGTCAGTCAGCTTTATATGCTGAAAATACCCGGCCCCGACTCTTCTGCCGCGCCTGGCCGGGCCTGGGCGCTGTACCGCGCCAGCCTGCGCGGGTTGGCTACGCCCGAGGTGGTGCGCCAGGCCGTACTATTGCTGGGCCAGCCCGGCCTGAAGCTAGCTCCGGCGCGGGCCGGCGCATCGGCCGCCCTCACCCGCATGCGGGGCCAGGATTCAACGCTGGCGCGGGTGGCGCTGCCGATTTTGCTGAAAACGGTGGCCAGCGACCCCGATTATTTCGTGCGGGAGAATTGCGCGTCGGCCCTGGGCCGGGTAAGCCGGCCGGCGGCGTGGGAGGCGCTGGTGAAAGCAGCCAGCACCGATGCCGACCATCGGGTGCGCATCGCTGCCTTGCGGGCGCTGCCGCTGCATTCTTTCATTGGCGTAGTAGCCAGCGTAGACCAGGCGCTGGCCAGGCCGCTGGCCCAGGAGTCGCTGGTAGCGGCCGAATGGCTGCTCAAGACGCCTACCGATAGCCTGTGGGCAAAGGCCAGTTTTCTGCCTTATGTTCAGCGCGCTACCCATTGGCGCACCCGCGCCACGCTCTTGCAGGCCGCATTGCACCACGCCCGCCCGGCGCACCGCCCGGCGCTGGCCGATACCATCCGCCGGCGCTACCAAAAAACGATTAATCAATACGAGAAAGCCGCTCTGCTTACCGCCCTTAGCGAAGACGCAGCGCAATTCGATTTTCTGGCTAAGGAAGCGGCTCTTACGAGCGGCCCCACCATTGTGCCGGGTACGGGGTTGGCGGCGTTGGTGAGTTTGCGGGGCAATAAGAGCTTTCCCGCCGCCCGGCAGGCCGACTTCACGGCCGCCTTGCGCCGGGCGCTGGCTGGCGGCGACGTAGCTCAGCTGGCCACGGCAGCCGAGGCCTTTGCCAACCCCGCGCTGGTGCCCGCGCCGCAGCCCGAAGACCTTGCTGCCTTACGCCAGGCTCAGGGTAAGCTGGCCCTGCCCCGCGAAATTGAGGCCTGGCTGGGCTTGCAGCAGGCGCTGGATAAGCTCACCAAGGCTCCAAAGCAAACACCCGCGCCGGTCGGCCCCGCCAGCCAGCACCCCATCGACTGGGCGCTGGTGCAGACTATTCCGGTAGGCCAAAAAGTGCGCATGACGACCACCAAAGGAATTATTGTGCTTGAGCTGAAAGTGGCCGAAGCCCCCGGCTCGGTCGCCAGCTTTGTGAGCTTAGTGAAAAAGCATTTCTACGATGGGCTATATTTTCACCGCGTAGTGCCCGATTTTGTGGCCCAGGGTGGCGACCCGCGGGGCGATGGCTCGGGCAGCACGCCCTACAATCTGCGTTCCGAGTTTGCGCAGCTCACCTACGGCGCTGGGGCGGTGGGCCTGGCCTCGGCCGGCAAGGATACCGAGAGCTGCCAGTTTTTCTTCACGCACCAGCCCACCCCGCACCTCGACGGGCGCTACACCATCTTTGCCCAGGTGGTGCAAGGAATGAACGTAGTGCAGCAGCTCGAAATAGGCGATAAAATCCTGACCGCTGAACTCAGTAACTACTAA
- the rsmG gene encoding 16S rRNA (guanine(527)-N(7))-methyltransferase RsmG, protein MSLLTRYFPDLTKQQLAQFARLETEFKAWNAQINLVARTDTDNLLERHILHSLGIAKVVQFPAGSAVLDVGTGGGLPGLPLAILFPEVQFHLVDSIGKKIRAVQFMAADLGLTNVTAEQIRAEQVHTRFDFVVSRAVARLATFHPWIAHRFKAKPARGAGLYYLKGGDLTEEIAESGLVAREVNLSDFFEGEFFETKKVVVVPVS, encoded by the coding sequence ATGTCCCTTCTCACCCGCTACTTTCCCGACCTTACCAAGCAGCAGCTGGCCCAGTTTGCGCGCCTCGAAACCGAGTTTAAAGCCTGGAACGCGCAGATAAACCTGGTGGCCCGCACCGACACCGACAACCTGCTGGAGCGCCACATTCTGCACTCGCTGGGCATTGCCAAGGTGGTGCAGTTTCCGGCCGGCAGCGCGGTGCTCGATGTGGGCACGGGCGGCGGCCTGCCGGGCCTGCCGCTGGCGATACTATTTCCGGAAGTGCAGTTTCACCTCGTCGATAGTATCGGCAAAAAAATCAGGGCGGTGCAGTTTATGGCCGCCGACCTGGGCCTGACCAACGTGACGGCCGAGCAAATCCGTGCCGAGCAGGTGCACACCAGATTCGACTTTGTGGTGAGCCGCGCCGTGGCCCGGCTGGCCACGTTTCATCCCTGGATAGCGCACCGCTTCAAGGCCAAGCCCGCCCGCGGCGCCGGCCTCTACTACCTCAAGGGCGGCGACCTGACCGAAGAGATTGCCGAGAGCGGCCTGGTGGCGCGCGAGGTGAATTTGTCCGATTTTTTTGAGGGCGAGTTTTTCGAAACGAAAAAAGTAGTGGTGGTGCCAGTGTCGTAG
- a CDS encoding mechanosensitive ion channel family protein: protein MPVAPAFSLANTDVYLERLMSLTVLYLPRLLSAVLLLAVGWWIIGWLSRLVAVATSRLDVSLSSFLTSMFSIALKVLLLISAAGMAGFETTSFVAILGAAGLAVGLALQGTLANFAGGVLILVFKPFTIGDVIESQGKSGTVQAIQIFNTILLTSQGDTVILPNGATSNGVIVNKAHPKQALVEVPLEMDSATNLDTLRQQALPLMQRTSQALADPAAQVSIVSLKPGATMTVAFRVHTVPGQEEAVRNELIEKLQQLFAQPEAEK, encoded by the coding sequence ATGCCCGTAGCACCCGCTTTTTCCCTTGCCAATACGGATGTCTACCTCGAACGCCTCATGAGCCTCACGGTATTGTACCTGCCGCGGTTGCTTTCGGCGGTGCTGCTATTGGCCGTAGGCTGGTGGATTATTGGCTGGCTTAGCCGGCTGGTGGCCGTGGCTACCAGCCGGCTCGATGTGTCGCTCAGCTCGTTTCTCACCAGTATGTTCAGCATCGCGCTTAAAGTGCTGCTGCTCATTTCGGCGGCGGGCATGGCGGGCTTCGAGACTACCTCGTTCGTGGCTATTCTGGGAGCCGCCGGCCTGGCCGTGGGCCTGGCGCTGCAAGGCACGCTGGCCAACTTTGCGGGCGGGGTACTTATCCTGGTTTTCAAGCCTTTTACCATCGGGGATGTCATTGAAAGCCAGGGTAAAAGTGGTACCGTACAAGCCATCCAGATTTTCAATACCATCCTGCTCACCTCGCAGGGCGATACCGTCATTTTGCCCAACGGCGCTACGTCCAACGGTGTTATTGTAAACAAAGCCCACCCCAAGCAGGCACTGGTTGAAGTGCCGCTGGAAATGGACAGTGCCACCAACCTCGATACCCTGCGTCAGCAAGCCCTGCCGCTGATGCAGCGCACCAGCCAGGCCCTGGCCGACCCCGCCGCCCAGGTCAGCATCGTCTCCCTCAAGCCCGGCGCTACCATGACCGTCGCCTTCCGCGTGCATACCGTGCCCGGGCAGGAAGAAGCAGTACGCAACGAGCTGATAGAAAAGCTGCAACAGCTGTTTGCGCAGCCGGAAGCGGAAAAATAA
- a CDS encoding RNA polymerase sigma factor — MEVNSADIQKQFSSKAKHDFKLIRAAVDHGDEKAYAELMHIYKKPVFHVVLKMVRNPDDAEDLTIEAFAKAFKNLHKFNPEFAFSTWLFRIATNNCIDFIRKNKIKTMSIDSAVKMGDGDEIQLEFRDNDLNPADTTIKNQKIEIMRHVVSRLPDKYQRLVSLRYFDELSYEEIATELKAPLGTVKAQLHRARELLFDMVKDKKEFI, encoded by the coding sequence ATGGAAGTAAACTCCGCTGACATTCAGAAACAGTTCTCGTCCAAGGCTAAGCATGACTTCAAGCTTATCCGGGCCGCCGTAGACCACGGCGATGAGAAGGCCTATGCTGAGCTGATGCACATCTATAAAAAGCCGGTGTTTCACGTCGTGCTCAAAATGGTGCGCAACCCCGACGATGCCGAAGACCTCACCATCGAGGCCTTCGCCAAAGCTTTCAAGAACCTGCACAAGTTCAACCCCGAGTTTGCGTTCAGCACCTGGCTGTTTCGCATCGCCACCAATAATTGCATCGATTTTATTCGCAAGAATAAAATCAAGACCATGAGTATCGACTCGGCCGTGAAAATGGGCGATGGCGACGAGATTCAGCTTGAGTTTCGCGACAACGACCTCAACCCGGCCGACACGACGATTAAAAACCAGAAAATCGAAATCATGCGCCACGTGGTGTCGCGCCTGCCCGATAAATACCAGCGCCTGGTGAGCCTGCGCTACTTCGACGAGCTGAGCTACGAAGAAATCGCCACTGAGCTAAAAGCCCCGCTCGGCACCGTGAAAGCCCAGCTGCACCGCGCCCGCGAGCTGCTCTTTGACATGGTGAAGGACAAGAAAGAGTTTATTTAA
- a CDS encoding acetyltransferase gives MTQLLSTAYEADALPPVTPIALVGAGGLGREIALLITQLNAAGASWQLLGFYDDQPPATPAVAGLPYLGTVAALNARPTPLAVAVAVGSSAARAAVVQRLHSPLLSFPSLVHPDVALRAEQRVALQEGCLIQRGCILTCDIRLGRFVLLNLGCTLGHDSVLDDFCSLMPHANVGGGAHLATGVYLGTNATVIHQVHIGAHTTVGAGAVVVHHLPAGCTAVGVPARKIKPLD, from the coding sequence ATGACCCAACTGCTTTCTACTGCCTACGAGGCTGATGCGCTGCCACCTGTTACGCCCATTGCCCTTGTCGGGGCGGGAGGGCTGGGCCGTGAGATAGCCCTCCTGATTACCCAGCTCAACGCCGCTGGGGCCAGCTGGCAACTGCTGGGCTTCTACGACGACCAACCGCCGGCCACCCCTGCCGTGGCGGGCCTCCCCTACCTGGGCACCGTGGCCGCCCTCAATGCCCGCCCTACCCCGCTGGCCGTGGCCGTGGCGGTGGGCAGCAGCGCAGCGCGGGCCGCCGTGGTGCAGCGCCTGCACTCGCCGCTGCTTTCATTCCCGTCCCTGGTTCACCCCGATGTAGCCCTGCGGGCCGAGCAGCGCGTGGCTTTGCAGGAAGGCTGCCTTATCCAGCGCGGCTGCATCCTGACCTGTGATATCCGTTTGGGCCGCTTTGTATTACTGAACCTGGGCTGCACGCTGGGCCACGACAGCGTACTCGACGATTTCTGCTCCCTGATGCCTCACGCCAACGTGGGCGGCGGGGCGCACCTCGCCACGGGCGTATACCTGGGCACCAATGCCACGGTTATCCACCAGGTACATATTGGGGCGCATACCACCGTGGGCGCGGGGGCCGTAGTGGTGCATCATCTACCCGCCGGCTGCACTGCCGTAGGAGTGCCGGCGAGAAAAATCAAGCCTTTGGACTGA
- a CDS encoding DegT/DnrJ/EryC1/StrS family aminotransferase gives MDRIYLSPPHLGRHELNYLHKAVEDNWVAPVGPNLDGFEADICAAVGVPYCVALTSGTAALHLGLLLLGVGAGDEVLCPSFTFVASANAILYCGATPVFIDSEDTTWNICPQRLREAITDRISRGKKPKALLLVHLYGMPARLPEILALAAEFELPVLEDAAEALGSLWEHQPLGGFGRVGVFSFNGNKILTTSGGGALVTYDRTLAEKARFLATQAKDPAPHYQHSQVGFNYRLSNLLAGIGRGQMELLPDRVKRRREIFSWYREHLAGLPGLAVAPATEPAGSLSNRWLTTLLLDNEITTATPETVRQHLETRNIESRPLWKPLHLQPLFANAPVYGGEVCADLFARGLCLPSGTAMGEEELKRVAKALREALTA, from the coding sequence ATGGACCGCATCTACCTCTCGCCTCCCCACCTGGGCCGCCACGAATTAAACTACCTGCATAAAGCAGTAGAAGACAATTGGGTAGCTCCGGTCGGGCCTAATCTCGATGGTTTTGAGGCCGATATCTGCGCCGCGGTAGGCGTGCCTTATTGCGTGGCCCTTACCTCGGGCACGGCGGCATTGCACCTGGGTCTGCTACTGCTGGGCGTGGGGGCCGGCGACGAAGTGCTGTGCCCCTCGTTTACCTTCGTCGCCTCGGCCAATGCCATTCTGTACTGCGGGGCCACGCCGGTATTCATTGATAGCGAAGATACTACCTGGAATATCTGCCCGCAGCGCCTGCGCGAAGCGATTACAGACCGTATCAGCCGGGGCAAAAAGCCTAAAGCCTTGCTGCTGGTGCATCTCTACGGCATGCCCGCCCGGCTCCCCGAAATCCTAGCGCTGGCCGCCGAGTTTGAGCTACCGGTACTGGAAGACGCAGCCGAGGCCCTCGGCTCGCTCTGGGAGCACCAGCCGCTGGGCGGCTTCGGCCGGGTCGGCGTTTTTTCATTCAATGGCAATAAGATTCTGACTACCAGCGGGGGCGGTGCCCTCGTCACCTACGACCGCACGCTGGCCGAGAAAGCCCGTTTCCTGGCTACCCAGGCGAAAGACCCGGCCCCGCACTATCAGCATTCGCAGGTTGGCTTCAACTACCGCCTCAGCAACCTGCTGGCCGGCATTGGCCGCGGCCAGATGGAGCTGTTGCCCGACCGCGTGAAGCGCCGCCGCGAGATTTTCAGCTGGTACCGCGAGCATCTAGCCGGCCTGCCGGGCCTGGCCGTGGCCCCCGCTACCGAGCCGGCTGGCAGCCTCTCCAACCGCTGGCTTACCACTCTGCTGCTCGATAACGAGATTACCACCGCTACGCCCGAAACCGTTCGTCAGCACCTCGAAACGCGTAATATTGAGAGTCGTCCGCTCTGGAAGCCCCTGCACTTGCAGCCGCTCTTTGCCAATGCGCCCGTGTACGGCGGTGAGGTTTGCGCCGACCTTTTTGCCAGAGGCCTCTGCCTGCCCAGCGGCACCGCCATGGGCGAAGAGGAGCTAAAACGGGTGGCCAAAGCCCTGCGCGAGGCGCTCACCGCCTGA
- a CDS encoding ammonium transporter, with protein MSRKQLLARPSLAVLVILALLAAFVPHHHPEAAPNSMQTGDIAWMLFSTALVLLMTPGLAFFYGGMVNRGSIISTMLQSFISLGVISLLWYVVGFSLAFGNDIGGVIGDPRTFFMFDNVGTAPHPRLGMGLPLVLFAAFQLKFAIITPALISGGFAERIRFWGYLIFICLFSIFIYCPLAHWAWHPDGFLAKWGVLDFAGGTVVHISAGFAALAGALAIGRRRSHLDGHAHTPVNIPFVILGTGLLWFGWFGFNAGSALGANAQAVQAFVTTHFASAAAMLTWMVLEAARGQRPSAMGAAVGAVVGLVAITPAAGYVAYGPAISIGILASGVSFGAVILKNRTTLDDTLDVFPCHGVGGIVGMLATALFAQKGGLFTGGGSSLLGYHLLTLLVVGTFTFGGSWILYRVTNFIVPIRVNAENETHGLDTSQHGEALLAA; from the coding sequence ATGTCTCGCAAACAACTGCTTGCCCGCCCGTCGCTGGCCGTGCTCGTGATTCTGGCGCTGCTAGCTGCTTTCGTTCCCCATCACCATCCCGAGGCTGCTCCCAACAGTATGCAAACCGGAGATATAGCCTGGATGCTATTCTCGACCGCGCTGGTGCTGCTCATGACGCCGGGCCTGGCCTTTTTCTACGGCGGCATGGTAAACCGGGGTAGCATCATCTCTACCATGCTGCAGAGCTTTATCTCACTGGGAGTCATTTCTTTGCTATGGTACGTAGTGGGCTTTTCACTGGCTTTCGGCAACGATATCGGGGGCGTAATCGGCGACCCCCGCACGTTCTTTATGTTTGATAACGTGGGGACGGCTCCGCACCCGCGCCTGGGCATGGGGCTGCCGCTCGTGCTGTTTGCCGCTTTTCAGCTCAAGTTTGCCATCATTACGCCGGCCCTCATCAGCGGCGGCTTTGCCGAGCGCATCCGGTTCTGGGGCTACCTGATTTTTATCTGCCTGTTTAGCATTTTTATCTATTGCCCACTGGCCCACTGGGCCTGGCACCCCGACGGCTTTTTGGCCAAATGGGGCGTGCTGGACTTTGCGGGGGGTACAGTTGTGCATATTTCGGCTGGATTCGCAGCGCTGGCCGGGGCGCTGGCCATCGGCCGCCGCCGCTCGCACCTCGACGGCCACGCGCATACGCCGGTTAATATTCCGTTCGTTATTCTGGGCACGGGCCTGTTGTGGTTTGGCTGGTTTGGCTTCAATGCGGGCTCCGCATTAGGGGCCAATGCCCAGGCCGTGCAGGCCTTCGTAACCACGCACTTTGCTTCGGCCGCCGCCATGCTTACCTGGATGGTGCTGGAGGCGGCCCGTGGGCAGCGCCCCTCCGCTATGGGGGCCGCCGTGGGCGCGGTGGTCGGACTGGTGGCTATCACGCCAGCGGCGGGGTACGTGGCCTACGGGCCAGCCATTTCCATCGGTATTCTGGCGTCGGGGGTGAGCTTCGGGGCCGTTATTCTAAAAAACCGCACCACGCTCGACGATACGCTCGACGTGTTTCCGTGCCACGGAGTAGGCGGTATTGTGGGCATGCTGGCTACCGCGCTTTTTGCCCAGAAGGGCGGGCTGTTTACCGGTGGCGGCTCGTCGCTGCTGGGGTATCACCTGCTGACGCTGCTGGTTGTAGGTACCTTCACGTTTGGGGGCTCCTGGATTTTATACCGGGTCACTAACTTTATCGTGCCCATCCGGGTAAATGCCGAGAACGAAACCCACGGGCTCGATACCAGCCAGCACGGCGAAGCCCTGCTGGCTGCCTGA